In the Anaerostipes caccae L1-92 genome, AAACAAAACATGCAGATGCAGAAGCCCATAAAAAAGGCGGCAGACGGGCAGACCTTATTGGATGTAAGCAAAGGAAACATCAGCATTACAAGCGCCGGAGCGACCGGGGGGGGGTACAAGCAGTGAGACATCTTTGAACCCCAAAGGCTACCGGATTACAGGTACAACCACTTCGAATATTATAAAAGTAGAACCGGACGTTACGACGGACATTACTCTGGATAATGTCAGTGTAACCAGCAGCGGAACTAAAAATTGCATGGACGTGTCCCATGCCAATGTAACGATTACACTGGTCGGGAATAACCTTTTGTCCTGCGGAGCGACAGCTTATGGCGCTTTGGTCAAGGACGGAATGGACGATACCAGATTAATCATTCAGTGTGAACATGCAGATGAAAAAGGACATACGTGTTCCGAAGGGACATGCGGAAAACTAAGAGCCGAGGGAACAGTGGAACATGCAACGGCAATCGGAAATATTACTTCAAACCGGACCATTGGCTCAGAAGCGGGATTTTCTAATCTGACCATCAGAGGCGGTATTGTGGAAGCACAGGCAGGAGGCCACAACTGTGCGATTGGAGCAGCCTGCGGAAGTTATACACACAATTCTGCAACGGATCAGAATAAATATGCCAAAAATATCAGGATCGAAGGAGGAGTCGTAACAGCCAGAGGAGGGAAAGACTGTGCCGGGCTTGGAGGCGGCAGAGCCACTCCGGTGGACGGCATTTATATTACGGGAGGGACGGTGTATGCATCCGGAGGCGCCCATTCTCCGGGGATCGGTTCAGGAGGGATCAGTTCAGACGCAGGCGGTGCTGACATGAATGATCCTGAGTCGATGAATGCGTCAAATATTCAAATTACAGGAGGAGATACTCTTGTTATAGCCGTTGGTGATAAAGATACCGCTATGCCGGGGATTGGCTGCGGCCGGAAGTATGACAATAAAGTGAAAGGTACGGCAGTGAATATTACTGCAGAACCGGATGCAGGATATCAGGGATATATTCAGGATGGCATTTCTGAGACAGAGTATAATTTTACAGCAGAATCTCCATTCCAGACAAAGCAGGATATTAAGGTGGATAAATATTTCACCATGGTTTATTTCGGCCCGTTCCGGGATGAAAATAAAATAAACTCAGAGACAAAAGAACAGCTGGGGGCCAATCATCTGATCAGCAAGACCGGAGGAAAAGGCTTTTCCGAGCAGCAGATCAAAGAGCTGGTGAAGGCAAACGGCAAGGACAAGGACGGAAATCCATTTGATACTAATGATTTTACCCTGCCGAACAAGGATCAGATGAATGTTATCAATGAGGCCAAAGAAAAAGGAGAAGTTGGGGATTATCAGCTGACCATTGCCACAGAAAACGGAACTCAGGTAACGGTTACGGTATCTTTAAGAGGAAACGGTACAGATGCTGCAGTGCCAGGGAGTGATACAGATTCCGGAATGATAGGTGCCAATGATGTAGAAAAAGAGACCGGAGGAAAAGGCTTTGAGATACAAGAGATTAAGGAACTGTGCGGGATCAAAGGAAAAAATAAAGATGGAAATAATCTGAAACTGGAAGATTTTAAAATTGATGAAGATCAGTTTCATGCAATCAATGAGGCAAAGACTTCAAAGAAGACCGGAAAGTTTCCGCTGACCTACGAGACGCCGGAGGGAGAGAAGGTAACGGTGGAAGTACTGCTCACCGGAACAGTGGAGATTTCATTTGACACTGGAGGAGGAACGAAGGCTCCGGAGATGCAGAGCATAGACAGCGGCCAAACAGTGGTAAAACCAACGGACCCGGCAAGAGAGGGATACGTTTTTGAAGGATGGTATTATACAGATAGAGAAGGGAACGAAGTCCTGTGGGATTTTGAAGAGCCTGTCTATGAAAATATAACTCTGAAAGCCAGATGGAAAGAAGTGCCAAAGACAGAAATTATAGAGCAGAATCAGATTACAACAGAAACGCCGGCAGATTCAGAACAGCCGACCACAGCAAAACAGCCGATGCCTGACTGGGAGTACAGCAAAAGGAAAAAGACAGAGAGGGCTCAAGAGAAAACAGCCAAAACCGGAGATAAAAAGGGAAGTCTGTTTTTCCTTATCCTCTTTGGAGGTTCATTGGCAGGGGCAGGAATTTTATTAAACAAGAAGATAAGATAAAACACATACCGGAATACTAATCAGATTAGTGTTCCGGTTTTTTGACAGGTATTGAGTAAAAAAGATAAGATATATAACAGCAAGTAAAATCAAGCAGAAGACAGTCTATTTCCTTATAATAAATTTAGGGTGGTTGAAACGAGGTGAACAGACGAATGTATGAGTGGCAGAGGCAGATCCAAGCGATCGTTGATGAAATTGACAGATGTATTATGAACTATAATGATGAAGCGCTGACACTGTGCTTTCTTTCCCGAAGGCTGGGTTATTCAGAGTTTTACACAACAAGAAAGTTTAAAGAAATATCGGGGATTCCGTTCAGGGATTATCTGCGGCTCAGAAAATTGGCCTTTGCGCTGAAAGAAGTGCGGGACAGTGAGAAAAGCATTTTGGATATTGCGTTTGATTATGGTTTTTCGTCACATGAAGCTTTTACGAGAGCCTTTAAGAGAACATACGGCGTGACTCCGAGTGAATACCGGAAAAGGCCGAAGCCAGTCGTTCTTCGTACAAAAATTACTCCGTTTGACCGCTACTTTTTTGGATTAGGAGAAATCGGCATGAAGAAATCTGAAGATGATATTAAAATTTATTTTGTAACGATTCCCGCACACAAATATTTGCATATTAAGAATTATGAGAGCAATGGGTATTGGGATTTTTGGCAGAAACAAAATCTCATTCCCGGACAGGATTATGAGACGATCTGTGGTCTGCTTGACAGCATCAAGGGAAAACTGGATGATGATGGAGGGAGTGAGCCTAACAGCGGCAGCGGCCAGATCATGGCATATATTAATGATCCGGACGGCAGGCTCTGTGACTGGGGTTTTCTGCGCACGGAGTCTCATGGTGTGCGTCTTCCGGCGGATTACACCGGCGAGGTACCGCCTCAGATGCAGCTGATGGATGTTCCCGAAGCCGAGTATGTAGTTTTCGAGCACGGTCCGTTCGATTATGAGCAGGAAAACCGAAGTGTGGAGGAAAAGATTGAAAAGGCAATGGCAGAATTTGATTTTGAAGGAACCGGATATCGCTATGACACGACTCCCGGCAGAATCATTTATTTTTATTTTAATCCGGAAAAACATTTTAAATATATCCGGCCGGTGCGAAAAGAAAAAAACTGATGACATTTTCCACACGATTTCCGTTCGGCTCTTAGAATGCCTTACTCCAATCATGTGGAAAATGGACATAATGTCTGTTGGAGAAGGGCCTCTGTCAAAAAAGGTGCCACTTTTCGAAAGTTATTTACCGCTATTGGAGGAGCGCATTTCAAAATCGCGACGGAAATAGTGGTAAATAACTTATACCTTATCGCGCAAAGCGCGCCCACCCGAAGGGTATAAAACACGGTGTGCCCTGTGGGTATACCTTATCGCGCAAAGCGCGTCCACCCGAAGGGTATAAAACACGGTGAACCCTGTGAGTATACAGCATCAGGCAGCAAAAATTCATTTTTGCTGCCTAGTTTTCTTTTTTATCGGAAAACTAACTTTTTTATAAAGGACGAGTACCTGATATAAAAACTCGAAGTGGAAAAGGAAAAATATTATAACAGGGGGATCACAAAGATGAGAAGGAAAAGACGAATCTGGATATTCGCTGTGGTATTAGCCATGGCGGCAGTTCAGGGAACTGTTTTTGCAGGGGCAGGGGCTCAGGATGTAGAGAGTTCAGTGGAAGCCATGACAGAGACAACGAAGACTGAAATGGTCCTGAATACAACAGGATCTGTGGAAACTGTAAAAGAGCAGAAAGATTTGCCAGAAGAGGTAAAACAAATTTCAGCCAAAGACCGAGAAGAAATTGACATGAAAAAAAGCAGTACGAGACAGGTCCAAAAGTCTGTAAAAAAGACGGCTGACGGACAGACATTGTTGGATGTAAGCAAAGGAAATATCACGATTACAAGCGCCGGAGCGACCGGGGGGGGGTACAAGCAGTGAGACATCTTTGAACCCCAACGGTTACCGGATTACGGGAACCACCACTTCGAATTGTATTAAGGTAGAGCCAGGTGTTACAACAGATCTTACTCTTGACAATGTCAGTGTGACGAGCAACAGCGGGAATAAAAATTGTATGGATGTGTCCCATGCTAATGTGACTATTACATTGGTAGGGAGTAACATACTTTCTTGTGGAATTCAGAGCTACGGAGCATTAGTGAAAGATGGAATGGATGACACAAAACTGATTATTCAATGCGAACACTCAGATGAGAAAGGACATCAGTGTACGGAAAATGCTTGTGGTTCTCTTGAGGCTAAGGGAACTGCGACACATGCAACAGCGATCGGAAATATTGTAAGAAATAGAACAGTAGCGGACGAGTCTGGATTTTCAAATTTGACGATCAAAGGAGGAATTATCAAAGCAAAAGCTGGCGAACATAACTGTGCTATCGGAGCTGCCTGTGGGAGTTTTACAAATGGTGGGAAATTTACGAAAAATATAAGGATTAGCGGAGGAATTGTTACTGCAGAAGGAGGAGAGGATTGTGCAGGCATAGGTGGAGGAAGGTTAACTCCTGTTAATGGAATCTATATAACGGGGGGAACTGTTTATGCAACTGGCGGAAAATATTCTCCTGGAATTGGTTCTGGAGGATTTGTTGATGGGACAGAGGATTTTATGCCTGAGGCTTATAATGTATCTAATATTATTATTAGCGGAGGAAATACCTTAGTCAGGGCAGTCGGAGATAAAACTACTGATGTACCGGGGATTGGCTGCGGTAAAGCAGGGAACGCTGTGATAGGCAGCGCTTCTAATGTAGCTGCAGTTCCAGACACCGGTTATCAGGGATATATCCAAGACGGAACATCCGAGACAGAATATGATTTTACAGAGGAATCACCATTTCAAGCTAAGCAGAATATTAAAGTAGACAAATATTTTACGATGGTTTATTTTGGTCCGTTCCGGGATGAAAATAAGATTAATCCGAATAATAAGGAACAACTGGGAGCTAATCATATTATCAGTAAAACCGGAGGAGAGGGATTCACCGGGGAGCAGCTCAAAGAGCTGGCGAAAGCAAACGGGAAGGACAAAGACGGGAATCCATTTAACTTAGAAGATTTTACTCTGCCCAATCAAGATCAGATCAATAACATTAATGAGGCAAAGAAGAACGGAGAGGTCGGAGATTACCAGCTGACGATTTCCACAGAAAATAACACTCAGGTAACGATTACTGTCTCTTTGAGAGGAAACGGAACCGATGCAGCAAAGCCGGACGGAGGAACCGAGTCCGGCATGGTGGGAGCCAACGACGTGGAAAAAGAGACCGGAGGGAAGGCATTTGAAGAGGATGAAATCAAAGAACTGTGCGGGATCAAAGGCAAAGATAAAGACGGAAATAATCTGAAACTGGAAGAATTTAAGATTGATGAAGGCCAGCTGAAAGCTATTAATGAAGCCAAGACATCCAAAAATACAGGAAAGTTTCCGCTGACCTATGAGACACCGGATGGAGAAAAGGTGACGGTAGAAGTGCTGCTCACAGGAACTGTGGAAGTATCTTTTGATACAAATGGAGGCAGCAAACCACCGGAAATGCAGAGCACGGACAGTGGGAAGAAGATATCAAAGCCAGAAGACCCGGTAAAAGACGGATATACATTTGAGGGCTGGTATTACACAGACAAAGAGGGAAATGAAACAGAGTGGAACTTTGATGATCCAGTGTATGAAAATATGACATTAAAAGCCAGATGGAAAGAAGTACCCACAACAGAGACCACAGAGCAGAGTATGCCTACAACGGAAACAAAGACAAAATCAGCATCTACAACTGAAAAGTCTGTACCGGACTGGGAATACAGCAGACGAAAAATCTCAGAACAGACTGTCTCAAGAACAGCAAAAACAGGGGATGAGACAAATATAGTTTATTGTTTGATAGCTTTGGGAGCTTCTTTGTCTTGTATCATTTTAGCTAAGAAAAAGTTATTTCGATGACTGGCACAGAGTTGTTTGACAATTTCGTGAACAGAGATTAAGATAAAAGAAAATTCAAGTATCGGACGAACAGTAATCAGATGGAGGACTATATTGTGGGTGAAATACTGAAATTTTCTAATAGAGAGGGCTTTCGTAACTGGCTATCAGATCATTGTGTTTCCAGTGAGGGTGTATGGCTGTTATTCGGCAAGGCAGGCGGACCGAAAACCATTAAAGCAGGTGAGGCACTTGAGGAAGCTCTCTGTTTTGGATGGATTGACGGACAAATGAAACGTATTGATGAGACGAGTTACAAAAAGTATTTTTCTTCGCGCAGGAAAAACAGCAAATGGTCTGAGAAGAACAAAGTGCTGGCCAAGAAACTTGAAAAGCAAGGAATGATGACTGATCATGGCAAGGAAAAGATAAAGCAGGCTAAAGAAAATGGTCAATGGGATGCTCCCCAAAAACCAGTAATTACAGAGGAAGAAATCGATGTTTTATCTGCTCTGCTGAGAGCATATGAACCGGCTTACTCCAATTTTCAGCAGATGTCCCCGTCGGTAAAGAAGACATATACGCGGGCATATTTTGATGCAAAAACGGATGCCGGAAGGGAGAAACGTATAAGCTGGATGGTCGGCCGGCTTAATAAAAATTTAAAACCTATGTAAAGCTACATATATTATGATAAAGCCAGGCAGCGATATTTTGCTGTCTGGTTTTATTTGAGGCAAAAGGGAACTAACTTTTTAATAAAGGACCAGTACCTGATATAAAAACCAAAAACTCGAAGTGGAAAAATAATAACAGGGGGATCACAAAGATGAAGAAGAAAAGAAGAATCTGGATATTTGCTGTGGCTGTGGCCATGACAGCAGTTCAGGGGACTGTTTTTGCAGAGGCTCAGGAGACTGGAAGTCCAGTGGAAGCCGTAAAAGAAACAATTTCGGAAACAACAGAATCTGAACAGATTTTGGATACAAAAGCACTTATGGAGAATTTAAAGGATCAGATAAATCTGTCGGAAGAGGCAAAACATATTTCAAACGAAGATCAGAGAGAAATCGACATTAAAAAACCCAGTAAGAAACAAGTGCAGAAGACTGCAAAAAAGACGGCTGAAGGACAGACATTATTAGACGTAAGCAAAGGAAGTATCATGATTAAAAGTACCGGAGCGACCGGGGGGGGGTACAAGCAGTGAGACATCTTTAAACCCCAAAGGCTATCGGATTACGGGTACAACCACTTCGAATAATATTAAAGTAGAATCAGGTATTACAACGGACATTACATTGGATAATGTCAGCGTGACCAGCAACAGCGGAAATAAAAACTGTATGGACGTTTCTCATGCCAATGTGAGCATTACATTGGTGGGAAGCAACACACTTTCTTGTGGGATTACAGGTTATGGAGCGCTGGTGAAAGACGGAATGGATAATACTGAATTGATTATTCAGTGTGAACATGCAGGTGAAAAAGGGCATCAGTGTACAGAAGAATTCTGTGGGTCTCTTGAGGCTGAAGGGACTGTAACGCATGCAACGGCTATTGGAAATATTACAAAAAATAGAGAAATAGAAGATGAGTCCGGATTTTCAAATTTGACGATTAAAGGAGGCATTATTAGAGCAAAAGCTGGTGAACATAATTGTGCTATAGGAGCTACTTGTGCGAGCTTTATAAAGAGTGGAAAATATACAAAAAATATATGTATCAATGGGGGAATTGTAACAGCAGAAGGAGGAGATTATTGCGCTGGTATAGGAGGTGGAGGAGGAGTCCCCGTTGATGGAATATACATAACAGGTGGGACAGTTTACGCGTATGGAGGCAAAAATGCACCTGGAATAGGTTCTGGTGGAAGTGTTGATCCGAGCCTATCCTCTTATTTCCAGATATCAAATGTTATAATTAGTGGAGGGAATACTTTAGTGAGGGCAGTTGGTCATAAAGATTCTGATATGCCTGGGATTGGCTGTGGAAAATCCGATCTGGGAGTAACTGGAGAGGTAAGAAATGTTGTAGCGGTTCCTGATACAGGATATCAAGGTTATATACAAGACGGCATTTCTGAAACAGAATATAACTTTACAGATGAATCACCTTTTCAGGAGAATCAAGATATCAAGGTAGACAGATATTTTACCGTGGTCTACTTCGGACCATTCCGTGACGAAAATAAAATAAATTCGGATACGAAAGAACAGCTGGGAGCCAATCATATCATCAGCAAGACCGGAGGAGAGGGATTCACCGGAGAACAGCTCAGGGAGCTGGCGAAAACAAATGGGAAGGACAAAGACGGAAATCCGTTCAATTTAGATGATTTTATCCTGACGAATCAAGATCAGATCAATGCCATCAATGAAGCCAAGAAGAACGGAAAAATCGGAGACTATCCGCTGACTATCGCCACAGAAAATAACACTCAGGTAACGATTACGGTCTCTCTCAGGGGAAACGGAACAGATGCAGCGAAACCGGACGGCGGAACTGAAACCGGCATGGTGGGAGCCAACGACGTGGAGAAAGAGACCGGCGGAAAGGCGTTTGAAGAAGAGGAGATCAAAGAACTGTGCGGAATCAAAGGCAAAGACAAAGACGGAAACAACTTCAAGCTGGAAGACTTTAAGATAGATGAAGAGCAGTTAAAAGCAATCAATGAAGCCAAAACCTCTAAAAATACAGGAAAGTTCCCGCTGACCTATGAGACCCCGGGCGGAGGAAAAGTTACGGTGGAAGTGCTGCTCACAGGAACGGTCGAAATATCTTTTGACACAAATGGAGGAAGCAGACCGCCGGAAATGCAGAGTACAGACAGCGGTAAAAAAGTAGTAAGACCAGAAGATCCGGTAAGAGAAGGCTATGTATTTGAAGGCTGGTATTACACAGACAAAGATGGAAACGAAACAGAGTGGAATTTTGAAGATCCTGTCTATGAGAATATAACATTAAAAGCTAAGTGGAAGGAAGTACCCAGAACAGAGGACACAGAACAGACCATGTCTACGACAGAAACGAAGACCGAATCAGTAAAACCATCTACAACTGAGAAAACCATCCCGGACTGGGAGTACAGCAAACGAATGAAGTCAGAACAGACTGTTACAAGAACTGCGAAAACCGGAGATGAAACAAAAGTCTTATATCTCTTTATGATCTTTGGAGTATCTCTGACAGGGGCAGGATTGATCTATAAGAAAATGAAATAATTGCAGCTGGAGCACCGCAGTATGATGCTCCGGCTTTTTGTGATTAAAATTTGCATATAAAATCTAACTATCCATAATCCAAACCGGACCTGATATAAAAACTGTGAAGTGGAAAAGGCAA is a window encoding:
- a CDS encoding YdeI/OmpD-associated family protein, translating into MEDYIVGEILKFSNREGFRNWLSDHCVSSEGVWLLFGKAGGPKTIKAGEALEEALCFGWIDGQMKRIDETSYKKYFSSRRKNSKWSEKNKVLAKKLEKQGMMTDHGKEKIKQAKENGQWDAPQKPVITEEEIDVLSALLRAYEPAYSNFQQMSPSVKKTYTRAYFDAKTDAGREKRISWMVGRLNKNLKPM
- a CDS encoding InlB B-repeat-containing protein, which gives rise to MDNVSVTSNSGNKNCMDVSHANVSITLVGSNTLSCGITGYGALVKDGMDNTELIIQCEHAGEKGHQCTEEFCGSLEAEGTVTHATAIGNITKNREIEDESGFSNLTIKGGIIRAKAGEHNCAIGATCASFIKSGKYTKNICINGGIVTAEGGDYCAGIGGGGGVPVDGIYITGGTVYAYGGKNAPGIGSGGSVDPSLSSYFQISNVIISGGNTLVRAVGHKDSDMPGIGCGKSDLGVTGEVRNVVAVPDTGYQGYIQDGISETEYNFTDESPFQENQDIKVDRYFTVVYFGPFRDENKINSDTKEQLGANHIISKTGGEGFTGEQLRELAKTNGKDKDGNPFNLDDFILTNQDQINAINEAKKNGKIGDYPLTIATENNTQVTITVSLRGNGTDAAKPDGGTETGMVGANDVEKETGGKAFEEEEIKELCGIKGKDKDGNNFKLEDFKIDEEQLKAINEAKTSKNTGKFPLTYETPGGGKVTVEVLLTGTVEISFDTNGGSRPPEMQSTDSGKKVVRPEDPVREGYVFEGWYYTDKDGNETEWNFEDPVYENITLKAKWKEVPRTEDTEQTMSTTETKTESVKPSTTEKTIPDWEYSKRMKSEQTVTRTAKTGDETKVLYLFMIFGVSLTGAGLIYKKMK
- a CDS encoding helix-turn-helix domain-containing protein; protein product: MYEWQRQIQAIVDEIDRCIMNYNDEALTLCFLSRRLGYSEFYTTRKFKEISGIPFRDYLRLRKLAFALKEVRDSEKSILDIAFDYGFSSHEAFTRAFKRTYGVTPSEYRKRPKPVVLRTKITPFDRYFFGLGEIGMKKSEDDIKIYFVTIPAHKYLHIKNYESNGYWDFWQKQNLIPGQDYETICGLLDSIKGKLDDDGGSEPNSGSGQIMAYINDPDGRLCDWGFLRTESHGVRLPADYTGEVPPQMQLMDVPEAEYVVFEHGPFDYEQENRSVEEKIEKAMAEFDFEGTGYRYDTTPGRIIYFYFNPEKHFKYIRPVRKEKN
- a CDS encoding InlB B-repeat-containing protein, encoding MNPNGYRITGTTTSNCIKVEPGVTTDLTLDNVSVTSNSGNKNCMDVSHANVTITLVGSNILSCGIQSYGALVKDGMDDTKLIIQCEHSDEKGHQCTENACGSLEAKGTATHATAIGNIVRNRTVADESGFSNLTIKGGIIKAKAGEHNCAIGAACGSFTNGGKFTKNIRISGGIVTAEGGEDCAGIGGGRLTPVNGIYITGGTVYATGGKYSPGIGSGGFVDGTEDFMPEAYNVSNIIISGGNTLVRAVGDKTTDVPGIGCGKAGNAVIGSASNVAAVPDTGYQGYIQDGTSETEYDFTEESPFQAKQNIKVDKYFTMVYFGPFRDENKINPNNKEQLGANHIISKTGGEGFTGEQLKELAKANGKDKDGNPFNLEDFTLPNQDQINNINEAKKNGEVGDYQLTISTENNTQVTITVSLRGNGTDAAKPDGGTESGMVGANDVEKETGGKAFEEDEIKELCGIKGKDKDGNNLKLEEFKIDEGQLKAINEAKTSKNTGKFPLTYETPDGEKVTVEVLLTGTVEVSFDTNGGSKPPEMQSTDSGKKISKPEDPVKDGYTFEGWYYTDKEGNETEWNFDDPVYENMTLKARWKEVPTTETTEQSMPTTETKTKSASTTEKSVPDWEYSRRKISEQTVSRTAKTGDETNIVYCLIALGASLSCIILAKKKLFR
- a CDS encoding InlB B-repeat-containing protein, giving the protein MNPKGYRITGTTTSNIIKVEPDVTTDITLDNVSVTSSGTKNCMDVSHANVTITLVGNNLLSCGATAYGALVKDGMDDTRLIIQCEHADEKGHTCSEGTCGKLRAEGTVEHATAIGNITSNRTIGSEAGFSNLTIRGGIVEAQAGGHNCAIGAACGSYTHNSATDQNKYAKNIRIEGGVVTARGGKDCAGLGGGRATPVDGIYITGGTVYASGGAHSPGIGSGGISSDAGGADMNDPESMNASNIQITGGDTLVIAVGDKDTAMPGIGCGRKYDNKVKGTAVNITAEPDAGYQGYIQDGISETEYNFTAESPFQTKQDIKVDKYFTMVYFGPFRDENKINSETKEQLGANHLISKTGGKGFSEQQIKELVKANGKDKDGNPFDTNDFTLPNKDQMNVINEAKEKGEVGDYQLTIATENGTQVTVTVSLRGNGTDAAVPGSDTDSGMIGANDVEKETGGKGFEIQEIKELCGIKGKNKDGNNLKLEDFKIDEDQFHAINEAKTSKKTGKFPLTYETPEGEKVTVEVLLTGTVEISFDTGGGTKAPEMQSIDSGQTVVKPTDPAREGYVFEGWYYTDREGNEVLWDFEEPVYENITLKARWKEVPKTEIIEQNQITTETPADSEQPTTAKQPMPDWEYSKRKKTERAQEKTAKTGDKKGSLFFLILFGGSLAGAGILLNKKIR